The following DNA comes from Hyphococcus flavus.
ATAATATTTTGTCAGCTCGTCTCCGTATTTCGGTCCGGTGAAGACAGCGTCCGGATATTTTGCTTCCAATTCTTCTTTTTGCGGGCCATCGCCGACAATAAGTTTCGTTCCTGGCAAGTCAGCTTCGAGGAAATCTTCAATGCTTTTTTCAACAGCCAGCCGGCCGACATAGAGAAAAATCGGGCGCTCGTGACTATCAAGAAAACTGCGATCGCCAGGCTGAAACTGTTCCAGATCGACGCCGCGCGCCCACAATTTCATTTTGGAAAAGCCGCGCTCAGTTAGCTCCTCTACTAGGCCAGGCGTCGCCACCATCATGGTTTCGCCGTCCTTGTGAAAGTCTTTCAGAATTGAGTATCCCCAGTGCGTAGGCACTTTCCAGCGTTCATTGGCGTACTCGGCAAAGCGCGTATGAAAGCTCGTCGTAAACGGGTAGCCGCGTCGCTTACAAAACCGTCTTGTCGCCCGGCCGATCGGCCCCTCGGTCGCAATGTGAATTGCATCAGGCTGAAAGTCGTTGATCAATTTCGCGACCTTACGGTTCGGCAACAACGACAATCGAATTTCTGGATAGGAAGGCAGCGGCACCGAACGAAACTCGTTTGGCGTTATGTAAAGAACCTCATTGCCAAAGTCAGTGAGGATTTTGCCGAGCGTGTCGAGCGTTCTGACAACGCCGTTTAACTGGGGTTTCCACGCATCCGTAGCGATAACAACTTTAAGGCCGCTCTCTCCTTTAGGCATATCAAACTGTTTTCTGGCTCTGGTGAGCCTGCCCATGCCTGAGCCAAGCCGCCGCAGCGCGCTTTTCTTCTTTTCCGTTTTTTCGGACGGCTGCGCTTGCTCTTCTGTCATGAAATCCGCCGTTTCGCTGGTTAAAGATCGCGTGAGGTAGTCTAAC
Coding sequences within:
- a CDS encoding glycosyltransferase family 4 protein is translated as MTEEQAQPSEKTEKKKSALRRLGSGMGRLTRARKQFDMPKGESGLKVVIATDAWKPQLNGVVRTLDTLGKILTDFGNEVLYITPNEFRSVPLPSYPEIRLSLLPNRKVAKLINDFQPDAIHIATEGPIGRATRRFCKRRGYPFTTSFHTRFAEYANERWKVPTHWGYSILKDFHKDGETMMVATPGLVEELTERGFSKMKLWARGVDLEQFQPGDRSFLDSHERPIFLYVGRLAVEKSIEDFLEADLPGTKLIVGDGPQKEELEAKYPDAVFTGPKYGDELTKYYQASDVFVFPSRTDTFGLVNVEALACGVPVAAYPVRGPLEILDGAPAGCGAMNEDLTKACLTAYEKRNPEECRAWAENFSWEAASRQFIVNLETPGFDEQFWLRSAKMID